The following DNA comes from Candidatus Thermoplasmatota archaeon.
TCGTAGTTGTAAAGGCGACTGATGAAAACAAGCTTAAAGTAAAAGAAGTCCTCGATGAGATGTGATAGTTATGGAAATAGAGATTGATTCAAAGAAAAACAATGTTTTGCTTAACAGGACTGAGGTTTATTTCACTGTACGTCATGGTGAGAAAGGTACACCTGATCGTGAGCTTATAAGAAGTGAGCTTGCAAATAAACTTAATGTTAAGAAGGAGGATGTTATTGTTAATTATGTTCACTCGGGTTTTGGTACTCAAGAGAGTACTGGTTACGCCAAGGTTTATCCTAATTTAGATGCTGCAAAAGGTTTAGAGAAGAGATATGTGCTTGAGCGCAACAAACTGGTTGAAAAACGTGAAAGAAAAAAAGAGGAGAAAAAAAAGGCTGAGAAACCATCCTCCAAGGCTGAGGCTGAGAAAAAACCTGAGACATCACCAGCTAAACCACCAGCTGCGGAGGATAAAAAAGAGCCTAAGAAAGAATCTGGTGGAAAACCTGCTGAGGAGAAGAAATGATATTTA
Coding sequences within:
- the rps24e gene encoding 30S ribosomal protein S24e, with product MEIEIDSKKNNVLLNRTEVYFTVRHGEKGTPDRELIRSELANKLNVKKEDVIVNYVHSGFGTQESTGYAKVYPNLDAAKGLEKRYVLERNKLVEKRERKKEEKKKAEKPSSKAEAEKKPETSPAKPPAAEDKKEPKKESGGKPAEEKK